A window from Falco naumanni isolate bFalNau1 chromosome 3, bFalNau1.pat, whole genome shotgun sequence encodes these proteins:
- the RPL22 gene encoding 60S ribosomal protein L22 produces MAPVKKPAAKGGKKKKQVLKFTLDCTHPVEDGIMDAANFEQFLQERIKVNGKAGNLGGGVVTIERSKSKITVTSEVPFSKRYLKYLTKKYLKKNNLRDWLRVVANSKESYELRYFQINQDEEEEEEDD; encoded by the exons ATGGCGCCCGTG aaGAAACCTGCAGCGAAAGGtggcaaaaaaaagaagcaggtgTTGAAGTTTACCCTGGACTGCACCCACCCCGTGGAGGACGGCATCATGGACGCCGCCAACTTT GAACAGTTCCTGCAGGAAAGGATCAAGGTGAATGGCAAAGCGGGAAACCTGGGAGGGGGTGTGGTGACCATCGAGAGGAGCAAGAGCAAGATCACAGTCACATCAGAGGTCCCGTTCTCAAAGAG GTACCTGAAGTACCTGACCAAGAAGTACCTAAAGAAGAACAACCTGCGCGACTGGCTGCGCGTGGTGGCCAACAGCAAGGAGAGCTACGAGCTGCGCTACTTCCAGATCAACcaggacgaggaggaggaggaggaggatgattGA
- the RNF207 gene encoding RING finger protein 207: MGCTCHCTPVTACGVPSLHPRLHPHRWVPVSPQPGRTTRPCSPMPPQTRRRPPRRTQGYFWAVAWPSSARGPTSRGRPGPAASASLSFQPARGEQQHSLTQHRTADPPACRRGEMAGGIFSPLGSCSELEKANCHPLVCLLCHEPYQHPCLLDCYHNFCASCLRGRASDGRLHCPLCGHPSVVRGGTGLPPVDRLLQFLVDSSADSEEDVQCANCDRRCAKAELDTMYFCNTCGQPLCAPCREETHRAKMFARHEIVSLSKRTKDIHKKCPLHEEPYIMFSTEKKSMLCINCFRDMQGESRAHCIDIETAYMQGCQRLDQAVMAVKELQTSTREAIVLLKAMIEEVRNSASEEEAAINSLFGRMQEQLSERKKALLKAVQSQHEEKEKAFKEQLAHLASLLPTLQVHLVTCSAFLSSANKAEFLDLGYQLMERLQRIVKLPHRLRPAQTSKINSEYRAEFARCLEPLLMLSPRRSVVSSAGGIGPGIAGTNMLPGGQCSKTLMVPGCPAAGDKMSAGSMVRKPTMHRYISTKVLLAEGRETPFAEHCRNYENTYRMLQTEIQGLKDQVQELHRDLTKHHSLIKTEIMSEILQKSLQMDVQIAAHYSAVEMMRSVFEEIWEETYQRVANEQEIYEAQLHDLLQLRQENSCLTTITKQIAPYVRSIAKVKERLEPRLQEPREPKEEQTQMLLKICDDSEAAPRDVLPGSKEGALASPGEGCVPSSTPGDPSPKSKDYCKGQQKSRAESTTQKELAP, translated from the exons ATGGGGTGCACATGTCACTGCACCCCAGTCACTGCCTGCGGGGTGCCCTCCTTGCATCCCAGGCTGCACCCTCACCGCTGGGTGCCAGTGTCCCCACAGCCTGGGCGTACCACACGGCCATGCAGTCCCATGCCACCCCAGACTCGCCGCCGGCCGCCCAGGCGCACGCAGGGCTATTTTTGGGCCGTAGCGTggcccagcagtgccaggggcCCCACGTCACGGGGGCGGCCAGGCCCTGCCGCCTCGGCATCGCTCTCATTCCAGCCGGCgcgtggggagcagcagcacagcctgacCCAGCACCGCACGGCCGATCCCCCGGCTTGCAGACGGGGAGAG ATGGCTGGTGGCATTTTCTCCCCACTGGGGAGCTGCTCGGAGCTGGAGAAGGCCAACTGTCACCCACTGGTCTGCCTGCTCTGTCACGAGCCCTACCAGCACCCCTGCCTGCTCGACTGCTACCACAACTTCTGCGCCAGCTGCCTGCGGGGCCGCGCCAGCGACGGCCGCCTGCACTGCCCACTCTGCGG GCACCCCTCGGTGGTGAGGGGGGGCACGGGATTGCCCCCCGTGGACCGGCTCCTGCAGTTCCTGGTGGACAGCTCGGCTGACAGTGAGGAAGATGTGCAGTGTGCCAACTGCGACAGGCGCTGCGCCAAGGCG GAGCTGGACACCATGTACTTCTGCAACACCTGTGGGCAGCCCCTCTGTGCCCCGTGCCGCGAGGAGACCCACCGTGCCAAGATGTTTGCCCGCCACGAGATAGTCTCCCTCTCCAAGCGCACCAAAGACATCCACAAGAAGTGCC CGCTGCATGAGGAGCCCTACATCATGTTCTCCACTGAGAAGAAGTCCATGCTCTGCATCAACTGCTTCAGGGACATGCAGGG GGAGAGCCGGGCACACTGCATCGACATTGAGACAGCGTACATGCAGGGCTGCCAACGGCTGGACCAGGCAGTGATG GCTGTGAAGGAGCTGCAGACCTCCACCCGCGAAGCCATCGTCCTCCTCAAGGCCATGATCGAGGAGGTGCGCAACAGTGCCAGCGAGGAGGAGGCGGCCATCAACTCCCTCTTTGGCCGCATGCAG GAGCAGCTCTCCGAGAGGAAGAAGGCGCTTCTGAAAGCCGTGCAGAG ccagcatgaggagaaggagaaggcaTTCAAGGAGCAGCTCGCCCACCTTGCCTCCttgctgcccaccctgcag GTCCACCTGGTGACCTGCTCGGCATTCCTGAGCTCCGCCAACAAAGCAGAGTTTCTGGACCTGGGCTAC caaCTGATGGAGAGGCTGCAGAGGATCGTCAAGCTGCCACACCGCCTGCGGCCGGCCCAGACCAGCAAG ATCAACAGCGAGTACCGGGCAGAGTTTGCCCGCTGCCTGGAGCCCCTGCTGATGCTCAGCCCACGCCGCTCCGTGGTCAGCAGCGCCGGCGGCATCGGTCCTGGCATCGCTGGCACAAACAT GCTCCCTGGTGGCCAATGCTCCAAGACCCTCATGGTGCCCGGCTGCCCCGCTGCTGGCGATAAAATGTCTGCTGGCTCCATGGTGCGCAAACCAACGATGCACCGGTACATCAGCACCAAGGTCCTGCTGGCCGAGGGGCGCGAGACCCCCTTTGCCGAGCACTGCCGCAACTATGAGAACACCTACCGG ATGCTGCAGACGGAGATTCAGGGCCTGAAGGACCAGGTGCAGGAACTGCACCGTGACCTCACCAAGCACCACTCACTCATCAAGACGGAGATCATGAGTGAGATCCTGCAGAAGTCCTTGCAGATGGATGTGCAGATTGCGGCTCACTACTCTGCTGTGGAGATGATGCGCAGCGTCTTTGAGGAG ATCTGGGAGGAGACGTACCAGCGGGTGGCAAATGAGCAGGAGATCTACGAAG cccagctccacgACCTGCTGCAGCTGCGGCAGGAGAACAGCTGCCTGACCACCATCACCAAGCAGATCGCGCCATACGTCCGCTCCATTGCCAAGGTGAAGGAGCGGCTGGAGCCTAG gctgcaggagccccGGGAGCCCAAGGAGGAACAGACACAGATGCTGCTCAAGATCTGCGACGACAGCGAAGCAGCGCCAAG ggatGTATTACCTGGCAGCAAGGAGGGGGCTCtggccagccctggggagggctGCGTGCCCAGTAGCACCCCTGGAGACCCCTCCCCGAAGAGCAAAGACTACTGCAAGGgccagcagaaaagcagggcCGAGAGCACCACCCAGAAAGAGCTCGCACCGTAG
- the ACOT7 gene encoding cytosolic acyl coenzyme A thioester hydrolase isoform X1 yields MSERGAAGPGPAAIQVSRIMRPDDANVVGNVHGGTILKMIEEAGAIISTRHCNSQAGEPCVAALARVERTDFLSPVCIGEVANVSAEITYTSRHSVEVQVNVMSENILTGAKKVTNKATLWYVPLSLKNVNKVLEVPPIQYARKEQEDEGKKRYEEQKLDRLETKQRNGDMIFPVINPDRQTKEPHTVGYSQSSLIHLVGPSDCTLLGFVHGGVTMKLMDEVAGIVAARHCKTNIVTASVDAINFHEKIKKGSVITISGRMTFTSNKSMEIEVFVDADPFVDEPRERYRAVSAFFTYVSLSKEGKPLPVPQLLTETEDEKRRFEEGKGRYLQTKAKRQAQMQQAAQQ; encoded by the exons ATGTCGGAGCGTGGGGccgcgggcccgggcccggccgccaTCCAGGTCTCCAG GATCATGAGGCCAGATGATGCCAATGTCGTGGGGAATGTCCATGGGGGAACCATCCTGAAGATGATTGAGGAGGCAGGAGCCATCATCAGCACCCGCCACTGCAACTCCCAGGCTGGG GAGCCCTGTGTGGCCGCGCTGGCGCGGGTGGAGCGGACGGACTTCCTCTCCCCAGTGTGCATCGGTGAGGTGGCCAATGTCAGCGCTGAGATCACCTACACCTCCCGGCACTCTGTGGAGGTCCAGGTCAACGTCATGTCCGAAAACATTTTAACAG GGGCGAAGAAGGTGACAAACAAGGCGACCCTGTGGTATGTGCCACTGTCCCTGAAGAATGTGAACAAGGTCCTTGAGGTTCCCCCCATCCAG TATGCGAGAAAGGAGCAGGAGGATGAGGGGAAGAAGCGATATGAGGAGCAAAAGCTGGATCGGCTGGAAACCAAGCAGAGAAACGGCGACATGATCTTCCCTGTCATCAACCCAG ATAGGCAGACAAAAG AGCCACACACGGTTGGCTACAGCCAGTCCAGCCTGATCCACCTAGTGGGACCATCGGATTGCACGCTGCTGGGCTTCGTGCATGGAG GTGTCACCATGAAGCTCATGGATGAGGTCGCTGGGATTGTGGCTGCTCGCCACTGCAAGACCAACATCGTCACTGCCTCAGTGGATGCCATCAACTTCCATGAGAAGATCAAAAAAG GCAGTGTCATCACCATCTCAGGACGCATGACCTTCACGAGCAATAAATCCATGGAAATCGAAGTCTTTGTAGATGCTGACCCATTCGTGGATGAGCCTCGGGAGCGGTACCGTGCTGTCAGCGCCTTCTTCACCTACGTCTCCTTGAGCAAGGAGGGGAAGCCTCTTCCTGTCCCACAGTTGCTG ACAGAGACAGAGGATGAGAAGCGGCGCTTcgaggaagggaagggcaggtACCTCCAGACGAAAGCCAAGCGGCAGGCGCAGatgcagcaggctgcccagcagtga
- the ACOT7 gene encoding cytosolic acyl coenzyme A thioester hydrolase isoform X2: protein MSERGAAGPGPAAIQVSRIMRPDDANVVGNVHGGTILKMIEEAGAIISTRHCNSQAGEPCVAALARVERTDFLSPVCIGEVANVSAEITYTSRHSVEVQVNVMSENILTGAKKVTNKATLWYVPLSLKNVNKVLEVPPIQYARKEQEDEGKKRYEEQKLDRLETKQRNGDMIFPVINPEPHTVGYSQSSLIHLVGPSDCTLLGFVHGGVTMKLMDEVAGIVAARHCKTNIVTASVDAINFHEKIKKGSVITISGRMTFTSNKSMEIEVFVDADPFVDEPRERYRAVSAFFTYVSLSKEGKPLPVPQLLTETEDEKRRFEEGKGRYLQTKAKRQAQMQQAAQQ from the exons ATGTCGGAGCGTGGGGccgcgggcccgggcccggccgccaTCCAGGTCTCCAG GATCATGAGGCCAGATGATGCCAATGTCGTGGGGAATGTCCATGGGGGAACCATCCTGAAGATGATTGAGGAGGCAGGAGCCATCATCAGCACCCGCCACTGCAACTCCCAGGCTGGG GAGCCCTGTGTGGCCGCGCTGGCGCGGGTGGAGCGGACGGACTTCCTCTCCCCAGTGTGCATCGGTGAGGTGGCCAATGTCAGCGCTGAGATCACCTACACCTCCCGGCACTCTGTGGAGGTCCAGGTCAACGTCATGTCCGAAAACATTTTAACAG GGGCGAAGAAGGTGACAAACAAGGCGACCCTGTGGTATGTGCCACTGTCCCTGAAGAATGTGAACAAGGTCCTTGAGGTTCCCCCCATCCAG TATGCGAGAAAGGAGCAGGAGGATGAGGGGAAGAAGCGATATGAGGAGCAAAAGCTGGATCGGCTGGAAACCAAGCAGAGAAACGGCGACATGATCTTCCCTGTCATCAACCCAG AGCCACACACGGTTGGCTACAGCCAGTCCAGCCTGATCCACCTAGTGGGACCATCGGATTGCACGCTGCTGGGCTTCGTGCATGGAG GTGTCACCATGAAGCTCATGGATGAGGTCGCTGGGATTGTGGCTGCTCGCCACTGCAAGACCAACATCGTCACTGCCTCAGTGGATGCCATCAACTTCCATGAGAAGATCAAAAAAG GCAGTGTCATCACCATCTCAGGACGCATGACCTTCACGAGCAATAAATCCATGGAAATCGAAGTCTTTGTAGATGCTGACCCATTCGTGGATGAGCCTCGGGAGCGGTACCGTGCTGTCAGCGCCTTCTTCACCTACGTCTCCTTGAGCAAGGAGGGGAAGCCTCTTCCTGTCCCACAGTTGCTG ACAGAGACAGAGGATGAGAAGCGGCGCTTcgaggaagggaagggcaggtACCTCCAGACGAAAGCCAAGCGGCAGGCGCAGatgcagcaggctgcccagcagtga
- the ICMT gene encoding protein-S-isoprenylcysteine O-methyltransferase — MSYNCTPKLTYDTCDEKRAPRRVRGGGWLGREARASLAAFLLGASVAALPVVLGSPAALLAAPGLRGRLALALHVAGVNAALLLLYPRPLYKIAVRACFLGFAFGCGLLLSTGRSAWRHFGWYMCSLSLFHYSEYLVTAINNPRSLSLDSFLLNHSFEYNLAALSSWVEFTLEKLLFPELKQITWLSTVGLLMVIFGDCLRKAAMLTAGSNFNHIVQNEKSDTHTLVTSGVYGWFRHPSYVGWFYWSIGTQVLLCNPICMVGYALASWRFFRERIEEEEITLIHFFGEEYLEYKRKVPSGLPFIKGVKVEL; from the exons ATGTCCTACAACTGCACACCAAAGCTTACGTACGATACTTGTGACGAGAAACGTGCCCCT CGGCGGGTCCGCGGCGGGGGGTGGCTGGGCCGGGAGGCTCGTGCCAGTCTGGCCGCCTTCCTGCTGGGCGCCTCGGTGGCGGCGCTGCCGGTGGTGCTGGGCTCGCCCGCCGCGCTGCTGGCCGCCCCCGGCCTGCGCGGCCGCCTGGCGCTCGCCCTACACGTGGCGGGCGTTAACgcggcgctgctgctgctctacCCGCGGCCGCTCTACAAG atCGCTGTCCGGGCCTGCTTCCTGGGGTTTGCCTTcggctgtgggctgctgcttaGCACCGGCCGCTCTGCCTGGCGCCACTTTGGATG GTACATgtgctccctctccctcttccacTACTCGGAGTACTTAGTGACAGCCATCAACAACCCGCGCAGCCTTTCCTTGGACTCCTTTCTGCTCAACCACAGCTTCGAGTACAACCTGGCCGCCCTCTCCTCCTGGGTAGAGTTCACGCTGGAGAAGCTCCTCTTCCCAG AGCTGAAGCAGATCACCTGGCTGAGTACTGTAGGGTTATTGATGGTGATCTTTGGGGACTGTCTGAGGAAAGCGGCCATGCTCACAGCTGGTTCCAACTTCAACCATATTGTTCAGAATGAAAAATCGGATACTCATACTTTGGTGACAAGTGGAGTGTATGGGTGGTTCCGGCACCCGTCTTACGTGGGATGGTTTTACTGGAGTATTGGAACACAG GTGTTACTCTGCAATCCCATCTGCATGGTGGGCTATGCACTGGCATCCTGGCGCTTCTTCAGGGAGCGGATCGAGGAGGAGGAGATCACACTTATTCACTTCTTTGGAGAAGAGTACTTGGAGTACAAAAGGAAGGTGCCATCGGGTCTCCCTTTTATTAAAGGAGTCAAAGTGGAACTGTAG
- the ACOT7 gene encoding cytosolic acyl coenzyme A thioester hydrolase isoform X3: MAQQIIRIMRPDDANVVGNVHGGTILKMIEEAGAIISTRHCNSQAGEPCVAALARVERTDFLSPVCIGEVANVSAEITYTSRHSVEVQVNVMSENILTGAKKVTNKATLWYVPLSLKNVNKVLEVPPIQYARKEQEDEGKKRYEEQKLDRLETKQRNGDMIFPVINPDRQTKEPHTVGYSQSSLIHLVGPSDCTLLGFVHGGVTMKLMDEVAGIVAARHCKTNIVTASVDAINFHEKIKKGSVITISGRMTFTSNKSMEIEVFVDADPFVDEPRERYRAVSAFFTYVSLSKEGKPLPVPQLLTETEDEKRRFEEGKGRYLQTKAKRQAQMQQAAQQ; the protein is encoded by the exons ATGGCCCAGCAGATCATCCG GATCATGAGGCCAGATGATGCCAATGTCGTGGGGAATGTCCATGGGGGAACCATCCTGAAGATGATTGAGGAGGCAGGAGCCATCATCAGCACCCGCCACTGCAACTCCCAGGCTGGG GAGCCCTGTGTGGCCGCGCTGGCGCGGGTGGAGCGGACGGACTTCCTCTCCCCAGTGTGCATCGGTGAGGTGGCCAATGTCAGCGCTGAGATCACCTACACCTCCCGGCACTCTGTGGAGGTCCAGGTCAACGTCATGTCCGAAAACATTTTAACAG GGGCGAAGAAGGTGACAAACAAGGCGACCCTGTGGTATGTGCCACTGTCCCTGAAGAATGTGAACAAGGTCCTTGAGGTTCCCCCCATCCAG TATGCGAGAAAGGAGCAGGAGGATGAGGGGAAGAAGCGATATGAGGAGCAAAAGCTGGATCGGCTGGAAACCAAGCAGAGAAACGGCGACATGATCTTCCCTGTCATCAACCCAG ATAGGCAGACAAAAG AGCCACACACGGTTGGCTACAGCCAGTCCAGCCTGATCCACCTAGTGGGACCATCGGATTGCACGCTGCTGGGCTTCGTGCATGGAG GTGTCACCATGAAGCTCATGGATGAGGTCGCTGGGATTGTGGCTGCTCGCCACTGCAAGACCAACATCGTCACTGCCTCAGTGGATGCCATCAACTTCCATGAGAAGATCAAAAAAG GCAGTGTCATCACCATCTCAGGACGCATGACCTTCACGAGCAATAAATCCATGGAAATCGAAGTCTTTGTAGATGCTGACCCATTCGTGGATGAGCCTCGGGAGCGGTACCGTGCTGTCAGCGCCTTCTTCACCTACGTCTCCTTGAGCAAGGAGGGGAAGCCTCTTCCTGTCCCACAGTTGCTG ACAGAGACAGAGGATGAGAAGCGGCGCTTcgaggaagggaagggcaggtACCTCCAGACGAAAGCCAAGCGGCAGGCGCAGatgcagcaggctgcccagcagtga